From a single Collibacillus ludicampi genomic region:
- a CDS encoding GerAB/ArcD/ProY family transporter has product MIEKGKISAFQMAIILYATVLATSILIVPSLTSKFAGRDLWLSPVWASPIGFFTVYVVTRLHKLYPGETIIQYCQHILGPFPGKVIGFLYLIALVHFSGIILREYAEFVASSFLIKTPMAVVIGCLTFVCASTVRGGLEVIGRSAQVFSGLFVFPLLLMILLLLPEWKISNLFPVLEHGIMPSIRGAATPQAWFSQSFLLTFFLPFVTDRVKVRKYGYATVFAILLTLVITDLTALFVFGRITPMLVYPVMNVASYVSIADFLEHLESVVMAVWVVGIFVKVNAFYYALVLGTAQWLNLSDYRPLVLPYGFIMTLFSFWSLPSLQAVAHILERVIPFYGTLFFTLIPSCLLLIALVKNKRRKRKMENQTTSVREET; this is encoded by the coding sequence ATGATTGAGAAAGGGAAGATTTCCGCATTTCAGATGGCGATCATTCTTTATGCGACCGTACTGGCGACCTCCATTCTCATCGTTCCTTCGCTGACGAGCAAGTTTGCGGGAAGAGACCTCTGGTTGTCGCCCGTATGGGCTTCCCCCATCGGTTTCTTCACGGTGTATGTCGTGACACGATTGCATAAACTGTACCCGGGAGAAACGATCATTCAGTATTGCCAGCATATTCTCGGTCCATTTCCGGGAAAGGTCATCGGTTTTTTGTATCTCATTGCCCTCGTTCATTTTTCCGGAATTATACTCAGAGAATATGCGGAATTTGTCGCCAGTTCCTTTCTCATAAAAACCCCGATGGCTGTCGTGATTGGATGCCTTACATTTGTATGTGCCTCTACTGTCCGCGGCGGTTTGGAAGTCATAGGCAGATCTGCACAGGTGTTCAGCGGTCTGTTCGTATTCCCGCTTCTCTTGATGATCCTGTTGCTTCTTCCGGAATGGAAGATCAGCAACCTGTTTCCGGTTCTGGAACACGGGATTATGCCCTCCATCAGGGGGGCGGCTACTCCGCAAGCTTGGTTCAGTCAATCGTTTTTGTTGACTTTTTTCCTTCCTTTCGTAACGGACCGCGTGAAAGTACGGAAATATGGATACGCGACCGTGTTTGCGATTTTGCTGACACTGGTCATCACGGATTTAACGGCTCTTTTCGTATTCGGGAGGATAACTCCCATGCTCGTTTATCCGGTGATGAATGTCGCCAGTTATGTGAGTATCGCCGATTTTCTCGAACACCTGGAATCGGTGGTGATGGCTGTATGGGTCGTGGGAATATTCGTCAAGGTGAATGCGTTCTATTATGCCTTAGTCTTGGGAACCGCCCAATGGTTGAATCTTTCCGATTACCGGCCTCTCGTTCTTCCATACGGTTTCATCATGACCCTGTTCTCATTCTGGTCTCTCCCCAGTTTGCAAGCCGTGGCTCATATACTTGAAAGAGTCATTCCTTTTTATGGCACTTTGTTTTTCACGTTGATTCCTTCATGCTTGCTGCTGATTGCTTTGGTGAAAAATAAGCGCAGGAAGAGAAAAATGGAAAATCAGACGACATCGGTTCGGGAAGAAACATAA
- a CDS encoding Ger(x)C family spore germination protein, with protein sequence MNRSFKRKRIVIQLLLLCFMVLLLSGCWDRKEINDLALVVGVSIDKKKDGFMLSLQYIIPKTLTGQAGGMGGGGGGSGGEATTKVESGEGLTIADAMARLQEKIPRKIFWGHMKALVIGEDIAKEGITDNIDFFLRHPEPRMRTFVYVSKGKASKLLEVPGYLERFSSETIRELNKLRFNLEVTLKDLTQMIKSDAKAAALPWIEVVEWSSSHPERSRIRLNGAAILKNGKMVGYVDDYTTRGLLWIRNEVAMATITVQPSGEKGKVSLNMIGFHTKLVPQIEKGKWLMRIEAVTSDDVVENTTSLSMMNPNHTQRIAKAAGVQIEKRMKLALKKIQKGMNADIFGFSEAFQRKYPKEWDQAKDHWDEIFPKIEVKIDTKVYVRRPGASTSPAGIPEEEVKKK encoded by the coding sequence TTGAACCGTTCTTTTAAGAGGAAAAGAATCGTCATCCAATTGCTTCTCCTCTGTTTCATGGTCCTTCTATTGTCCGGTTGCTGGGATCGCAAGGAAATCAATGATTTAGCTTTGGTCGTAGGGGTAAGCATTGACAAGAAAAAGGACGGGTTCATGCTTTCCCTTCAATACATCATCCCGAAAACGCTTACAGGACAAGCAGGGGGAATGGGAGGAGGTGGTGGTGGTAGTGGTGGGGAGGCGACAACAAAGGTGGAATCGGGAGAGGGTCTCACGATTGCGGATGCGATGGCAAGGCTCCAGGAAAAGATCCCGCGCAAAATTTTCTGGGGTCATATGAAAGCGTTGGTGATCGGGGAAGATATAGCGAAAGAAGGGATCACCGATAATATCGACTTCTTCTTACGCCACCCGGAACCGCGGATGAGAACATTTGTATATGTCTCCAAGGGAAAGGCATCCAAACTATTGGAGGTTCCAGGTTACCTTGAACGGTTCTCGTCCGAAACGATAAGAGAACTGAACAAACTTCGCTTTAACTTGGAGGTAACACTGAAAGATTTAACGCAGATGATCAAAAGTGACGCAAAGGCCGCCGCTTTGCCCTGGATTGAAGTCGTTGAATGGAGTTCCAGTCATCCAGAAAGAAGCAGAATACGTCTCAATGGTGCGGCGATTTTAAAAAACGGGAAAATGGTGGGATATGTGGACGATTATACCACAAGAGGACTCCTCTGGATAAGAAACGAGGTAGCGATGGCTACTATTACCGTTCAACCCAGTGGGGAAAAAGGGAAGGTTTCCTTGAATATGATTGGATTTCATACGAAATTGGTTCCGCAGATTGAAAAGGGAAAATGGCTCATGAGGATCGAAGCCGTAACCAGTGACGATGTGGTAGAAAATACGACATCTTTAAGCATGATGAATCCAAATCATACGCAACGGATAGCGAAAGCAGCGGGCGTTCAAATCGAAAAGCGGATGAAGTTGGCATTGAAAAAGATTCAGAAAGGGATGAATGCTGATATCTTTGGGTTTTCTGAAGCGTTTCAACGGAAATACCCGAAGGAGTGGGATCAGGCAAAGGATCACTGGGATGAAATCTTTCCCAAGATCGAAGTAAAGATCGATACCAAAGTATATGTGCGCAGACCAGGAGCGTCAACATCACCGGCGGGCATTCCGGAAGAGGAAGTGAAGAAAAAGTGA
- a CDS encoding GerAB/ArcD/ProY family transporter, with protein sequence MIEKGRISALQMWVMLYPTVMATDIITVPSISIKYAGRDLWLSTILASLVGFLVVYVIDRLNKLYPEQTFFQYCEHILGVLPGKMLGLIYLSYFLYAEGIILREYAEFVIGSFLSQTPFLVVVGSLVFVCACAVRGGVEVVGRSAQLFVGLFILPFFLMVLLLLPDLHVRNMFPILAHGIMPTIKGAFVSQSWMGQIFLGAFFLPYVVDRANGKKWGMITVFFIMLNLLMANLTVLFLFGQEVTSMLTYPVMDAARYVSLADFIEHLESIVMAVWVAGVFVKVCVYYYALVLGTAQWIKLSDYRPLVLPFGFLMILFTFWIVPSHQKLGELITKVKIFEVTLLFVVIPVLLLPVAVLRKRKQEKGGQAN encoded by the coding sequence ATGATTGAGAAAGGCAGGATTTCCGCATTGCAGATGTGGGTCATGCTTTATCCTACGGTGATGGCCACCGACATCATCACTGTACCGTCCATCAGCATAAAATATGCGGGACGTGACTTGTGGTTATCGACGATCTTGGCTTCTCTTGTCGGCTTCTTGGTGGTGTATGTCATCGACCGATTGAACAAACTGTACCCGGAGCAAACGTTCTTTCAATACTGTGAGCACATTCTCGGCGTACTTCCGGGGAAAATGCTCGGATTGATCTACCTGTCTTACTTCCTTTATGCAGAAGGGATCATACTGAGAGAATATGCGGAATTTGTGATTGGATCATTCCTCAGTCAAACCCCATTTCTTGTCGTCGTAGGAAGTCTCGTCTTCGTTTGCGCCTGTGCCGTGCGGGGAGGGGTAGAAGTCGTCGGGAGAAGCGCGCAGTTATTCGTAGGTCTTTTTATCCTTCCCTTTTTCTTGATGGTACTGCTCCTTCTCCCTGACTTGCACGTCAGGAATATGTTCCCGATCTTGGCGCACGGAATCATGCCGACCATAAAGGGAGCATTTGTGAGTCAAAGTTGGATGGGTCAAATTTTTTTAGGCGCCTTTTTTCTGCCTTATGTCGTTGATCGTGCAAACGGAAAAAAATGGGGAATGATCACCGTTTTTTTTATCATGTTGAATCTGCTGATGGCCAATTTGACCGTCTTGTTCCTGTTTGGACAAGAAGTTACATCGATGCTCACCTATCCGGTCATGGATGCGGCCCGCTATGTAAGTCTGGCTGACTTTATCGAACATCTGGAGTCGATTGTCATGGCCGTTTGGGTAGCGGGTGTGTTCGTGAAGGTCTGTGTTTACTATTATGCACTGGTGCTCGGTACTGCCCAGTGGATAAAGCTGTCTGATTACCGACCACTCGTGCTCCCGTTCGGCTTCCTGATGATTTTGTTCACGTTCTGGATCGTCCCTTCTCATCAGAAATTGGGAGAATTAATTACAAAGGTAAAAATTTTTGAGGTGACGCTTCTATTTGTTGTGATTCCTGTTTTACTGCTTCCGGTCGCTGTCCTGCGTAAAAGGAAGCAGGAGAAGGGAGGGCAGGCAAATTGA
- a CDS encoding spore germination protein, which translates to MKQVRLWRSREPQQPVKQFPQQDVNLFSEVEQNIQVLRSMYSDCEDIVFRSFSIGGTTKAYLVYIEGLSNKEEIDQNVLSPLMHESVTGFNDLMDGERIPVSDIKEIKTFGECIEHISTGNPVLLLDKEDRGLSLALAKFEKRGIEEPIAEGVVRGPREGFTETIVVNMSLLRRRIKSPALKMKSVTLGRYTQTKVIVAYVEGLVDKTLVEEVMNRLKRIDHQGILDSGEIEEFIEDDSFSPFPTLLDTERVDVVTYNLLEGRVAILVDGTPTVLIAPTSFFSLLQSPEDYHQRFLIGTAIRFLRYLFVGLSLLLPSLYVAILSYHQEMLPTTLLLTVAASREEVPFPALVEALLMEITFEALREAGVRLPKQVGAAVSIVGALVIGQAAISAGLASAPMVMVVALTGISSFMIPRFTAGIALRLLRFPMIFLAGTLGLLGIMLGIIGIVVHLCSLRSFGDPYLKPLAPLKGSGLLDTIVRAPVWARDVRTHLTGEYDKYTQSPGLKPGPDKGGD; encoded by the coding sequence ATGAAGCAAGTGCGACTTTGGAGATCAAGGGAACCCCAGCAACCAGTCAAGCAATTTCCGCAACAAGATGTCAACCTGTTTTCCGAAGTGGAACAAAACATACAGGTCCTTCGCTCGATGTATTCCGATTGCGAGGATATTGTTTTTCGATCCTTTTCGATTGGCGGAACGACAAAAGCGTATCTTGTTTATATTGAGGGACTCAGCAATAAGGAAGAGATCGATCAAAACGTACTTTCCCCGCTCATGCATGAGTCGGTGACAGGATTCAACGATCTGATGGATGGTGAACGAATTCCCGTTTCCGATATCAAAGAAATCAAGACTTTTGGCGAGTGCATCGAGCACATATCAACAGGGAATCCGGTTCTATTGCTGGATAAGGAAGACCGAGGGCTTTCTTTGGCATTGGCCAAGTTTGAAAAGCGTGGGATCGAAGAACCTATCGCCGAAGGGGTCGTACGTGGACCTCGTGAAGGATTTACGGAGACGATCGTTGTCAATATGTCCCTTCTGCGGAGAAGAATCAAAAGTCCCGCTCTCAAAATGAAATCAGTGACACTCGGAAGGTACACGCAGACAAAAGTCATTGTGGCTTACGTGGAAGGACTCGTCGACAAGACGCTGGTTGAGGAAGTCATGAACCGATTGAAACGGATCGATCATCAAGGCATCTTGGATAGTGGGGAGATTGAGGAATTTATCGAAGACGATTCGTTCTCTCCTTTTCCGACACTCTTGGATACGGAACGGGTCGATGTTGTCACGTACAACCTATTGGAAGGACGGGTAGCGATTTTGGTGGATGGCACTCCAACTGTGTTGATTGCACCGACCAGTTTCTTTTCTCTCTTGCAATCACCGGAAGATTATCATCAGCGATTTCTAATCGGGACAGCGATTCGTTTCTTGCGATACTTATTTGTCGGTCTTTCCCTTCTTCTTCCTTCCCTGTATGTTGCCATACTCTCCTATCACCAGGAGATGCTGCCGACGACACTTCTCCTTACGGTTGCCGCTTCCCGGGAGGAAGTTCCCTTTCCGGCACTCGTCGAGGCACTTCTTATGGAAATTACATTCGAAGCGCTGCGTGAAGCAGGGGTACGTCTCCCCAAACAGGTGGGGGCCGCTGTCAGTATTGTCGGTGCTTTGGTGATCGGACAAGCAGCGATTTCCGCGGGATTGGCTTCGGCGCCGATGGTCATGGTGGTGGCTCTCACAGGGATTTCCTCTTTTATGATCCCTCGTTTTACTGCAGGAATCGCCTTGCGGTTGTTGCGCTTCCCGATGATCTTTCTTGCAGGAACACTGGGATTGTTAGGTATCATGCTTGGTATCATCGGCATTGTGGTTCATTTATGTTCACTCCGGTCTTTCGGCGACCCCTATTTAAAACCGCTTGCACCCTTAAAAGGAAGCGGATTGTTAGATACGATCGTCCGGGCACCTGTGTGGGCGAGGGACGTACGCACACACTTGACAGGCGAGTATGACAAATACACGCAGTCTCCCGGGCTCAAACCGGGTCCTGACAAAGGAGGCGATTAG